From Brachyspira pilosicoli, a single genomic window includes:
- a CDS encoding STAS domain-containing protein produces the protein MSLNIEDKGKAKIVMLEGKLDVNLSVSLESELDALIDSGSNNLILEISKVEYLSSSGIRVFINMMRKVKDKNGRLVLASVPGSIKKILKTVDLEDLFEVFDTVDEALATF, from the coding sequence ATGAGTTTAAATATAGAAGATAAAGGTAAAGCAAAAATTGTTATGTTAGAAGGTAAATTAGATGTTAATTTATCTGTATCTTTAGAAAGTGAGTTAGATGCATTAATAGATTCTGGAAGTAATAATTTAATTTTAGAGATTTCTAAAGTTGAATATTTAAGTTCAAGCGGAATTAGAGTGTTTATTAATATGATGAGAAAGGTAAAAGATAAAAACGGAAGACTTGTTTTAGCTTCAGTGCCAGGCTCAATAAAAAAAATATTAAAAACTGTAGATTTAGAAGATTTATTTGAAGTTTTTGATACTGTTGATGAGGCTTTAGCTACATTCTAA
- a CDS encoding ABC transporter yields the protein MKLRLLLLPLFILLSCASSQKSADSIFNSRPFLREYKRYSLTSGEGNPVLDSVIDREGTWVYYSRENAGNTDIFAVDSYTLETFRLTRSPGIDSSVSVDSKSKYLVFSSTRDDAFSDIYLYKLVNLGIRASKNNLENLEQSIIRITDYKGYDTDPEISHNADMIAFVSDREDNIKKLFTVKPNGKEIIKRADIEASSPTFSFNDRHIAFITSKIGEPYSQLAVVDLQANSYITNDIQTNLMILTDTKTFKFNPSFYNNDTIIYFEIANDTDKDGNLTYNDKRRLMSYSLSTGQYYVLEENTSLSTFNVAYESALVGSYVLSTSGTSIVTMGSTKEYFIKDANANDMYNTFVALPYNRKVEVIEKFSEYFPSDEDRGNVSKAYFDVMYQAYTNNNRDIYNTSKNVLTTEYTNTFYGFLALKIDENFDTNDNWLNASYYTTNESIITSNENIVNALSWAGYISANEKYNKNNTNASTLEMLNSIIDYDSSKDLYVLISKLYSHSLEDNNYKYPADEDLYNKPYRRKDLIFADRLEIAKDFIKDSKIPYQTIIDNSHPYSPLSVASRLIYLDGLILAKNYDAATNLFQPYMESKNDIMLALGYYANAKILLDKKDDAAYQLLVNAVKSGGKNFEPTYEAKESKRILANYYRTLADNAYNEERYNIAYDNYQEVLVYNPNDANASSRIIESGLRAYSTIESLEKTIAERERTLLSTRYSEHAAHAELANAYYYLANRYYGIAMSKQYDSERYVLSEKKREDGFYLYLNKSFNTIVDKAVSYMDFAIFLYPDEENYYIKKAEMLTFAEALKMQVLQSDKTYKSIMELVPSYKDNNVNNDKYIGYNQLTLQTPNLESEIIDSLIMAKSKIKTKPNVVSIMLANSYLINGRYSDAANEYKEAEMLLNSVGSDKSKAWYHFFYGYSLWMNNDINGAYREYNKAREIFERLGDSEAVYKIVGYTSVAAIEQKDYTKAIESLLERNTIITNNVEQNELNELLIAACYLKLEDYNNALKYCDNVKAKIDSLDSSSYNPNYVSITLYGANINVVNLGLASFGGYIPGEPLNVDKQQMLYSIYQELYEKMGRYSEAREALSSYRNYIIKDKPKKSIQPLMLSTYYNNEGYLYYKQGSVSNSIMSFRKSIEEYRKTINSNALNNNPSLIYENAQNDAKNYLSLSSLYLRYLSQNDLTAMRRDFFMELFDTIKTLQVLSTNNSVSSKDRLLLYSHIAAFQYIMALKLTSEANDLMLNRKKNDGSLDMSMHDVNVQRLYMLKNAIDRYKYILSSNSNFPVDLKTEIIIRYNLAKAYELAGNIEEAAREYISAFSKAKVNAFAVEEIAILTTLIDFSEKYRDIYPDSLDEPVMYVFRILQRLRESVFMITFAEENNPILQEARYKVIEFLEGNYPDASINILAMFDAIDMRKDFLDKRLYTLGENNYYLRDYYKLYEKALYAYQKYLSAVTANYDKKLEASSLKEITEYEKEAIKTFENTPIKNIVICDVKATDIDKSMRSDETLIWDTYLGYRFVRENKKTYFYYQTNDLIKTKNYVTHIGESPIVMSSNNNAFVRELYDSTEYMLPPKVAYVDNRLISFYKVNRNDRKNIDMTASSASNTLLTNNVNYADNYRENEARVMQVNYVENDNNEIDNEISTNNIITNNITNTTTRSTNRVRKFRFIPFNDLLTNSYVPLVVDITDAKASDISNLMKKNFYILYADKKTFDENKEVLKEVNNIALVVGNSNTYSRIMFYTNYFQSLVSNSLEDSMKGYDNNLFTVYGKPDNSMTTLSNETYNFKSRLLASYKKTPSVSMISNIISYSQSPNEIMYNYAYFIEDRYNVKDTNTAYNLSEDGYKYFASSYSNISDSNAYYFMKAMLPVYRRLGDEGAVKGARRALHFMYLYTNENYHLIDEYFTPRTLSRFLKSGETVENNVRYVNYIAQRTTGTNKNKILEIAVLYDLIYAKTPLDKVTNLLTLMTNTNQILTVANTILDNKTTNEANIFLTMDYIYGNQYIFEANTISSFANLFYSLYKDKPSYIYGLLNKIRVPESDFRKNIYNAYNIFSNENTNTMFIFYSYEDDKYTSYSYVVGDNEVKKSSLVSIDKLRDSLTAFTNAPNANERMKALKTIESQMLPSDVSKNASRVNTVYITGSYPNLFTIPFAYFNDFKNADVIKIRELKYVPMDVINIGKANIKLNTQTNFYTSLESLAVGYGKGNRKVPLTHYIGIDTNYNKPYNKEDIFLSPARNADIFRYLSDRSNNKLMFTYSTDLSGDYYTVMKYLYMNFNNGVIDSYRYIKNNAVNPNIINASDINTLFKGSYTLFDYILPGIPK from the coding sequence ATGAAATTAAGGCTATTATTATTACCATTATTTATTTTATTATCTTGTGCATCCAGTCAAAAGAGTGCAGATTCTATTTTTAATAGCAGACCTTTTTTAAGAGAGTATAAAAGATATTCTCTAACTTCTGGAGAGGGGAATCCTGTATTAGATTCAGTTATAGACAGGGAAGGAACTTGGGTATATTATTCGAGAGAAAATGCAGGAAATACTGATATATTTGCTGTAGATTCTTATACGCTTGAAACTTTTAGGCTCACAAGAAGCCCGGGAATAGACTCCTCTGTATCTGTGGATAGTAAATCAAAATATTTGGTATTCTCTTCTACGAGAGATGATGCTTTTTCTGATATTTATTTATACAAATTAGTTAATCTTGGTATTAGAGCTTCAAAAAATAATTTAGAAAATTTAGAGCAGAGTATAATAAGAATAACAGACTATAAAGGCTATGATACAGACCCAGAAATCTCTCATAATGCCGATATGATAGCTTTTGTTTCAGACAGAGAAGATAATATAAAAAAACTCTTCACAGTTAAGCCAAATGGTAAGGAAATAATTAAAAGAGCAGATATAGAAGCCTCTTCTCCTACATTCTCTTTTAATGACAGACATATTGCTTTTATTACTTCAAAAATAGGTGAGCCTTATTCTCAATTAGCAGTAGTAGACTTGCAAGCTAACTCCTACATCACAAATGATATTCAAACCAATTTGATGATTTTAACTGATACTAAAACCTTTAAGTTTAATCCGTCATTTTACAACAACGACACTATAATTTATTTTGAAATAGCAAATGATACTGATAAAGACGGTAATTTAACATATAATGATAAAAGAAGATTAATGTCTTATTCTTTGTCTACAGGACAATATTATGTATTAGAAGAAAATACAAGTTTAAGCACATTTAATGTAGCTTATGAATCTGCTTTAGTAGGAAGCTATGTATTAAGCACTTCAGGCACTAGTATAGTAACTATGGGCTCTACCAAAGAATATTTCATTAAAGATGCTAATGCTAATGATATGTATAATACCTTTGTTGCTTTGCCTTATAACAGAAAAGTTGAAGTAATAGAGAAGTTTTCAGAGTATTTCCCTTCAGATGAAGATAGGGGCAATGTATCAAAGGCTTATTTCGATGTAATGTATCAGGCCTATACTAATAACAACAGAGATATTTACAATACTTCAAAAAATGTTCTAACAACAGAATATACTAACACTTTTTACGGATTTTTGGCTTTAAAGATAGATGAAAATTTTGACACTAATGATAATTGGCTTAATGCTTCATATTATACTACAAATGAATCAATTATCACAAGCAATGAAAATATAGTAAATGCTTTATCTTGGGCGGGTTACATATCTGCTAATGAAAAATATAATAAAAATAACACAAATGCTTCAACATTAGAAATGCTAAATAGTATAATAGACTATGACAGCAGCAAAGATTTATATGTATTAATATCAAAATTATATTCTCATTCACTTGAAGATAATAATTATAAATATCCTGCAGATGAGGATTTGTATAATAAACCTTATAGAAGAAAAGATTTAATATTTGCAGACAGACTTGAAATAGCAAAAGATTTTATAAAAGATTCAAAGATTCCTTATCAAACTATAATAGATAATTCCCACCCATACTCACCATTATCTGTAGCAAGCAGACTTATATATTTAGACGGACTTATACTTGCTAAAAATTATGATGCGGCAACCAATTTATTTCAGCCGTATATGGAATCAAAAAATGATATAATGCTTGCTTTGGGTTATTATGCTAATGCTAAAATATTATTAGACAAAAAAGATGATGCAGCTTATCAATTATTAGTAAATGCCGTAAAAAGCGGAGGCAAAAACTTTGAGCCTACTTATGAAGCAAAAGAATCCAAAAGAATACTTGCCAACTATTATAGAACTTTAGCAGACAATGCTTATAATGAAGAGAGATATAATATTGCTTATGACAATTATCAAGAAGTTTTAGTTTATAATCCTAATGATGCCAATGCTTCTTCAAGAATTATTGAAAGCGGACTTAGAGCATACAGCACCATAGAATCACTTGAGAAAACTATAGCAGAGAGGGAGAGAACTCTTTTATCTACAAGATATTCAGAGCATGCAGCACATGCAGAGCTTGCTAATGCCTACTATTATTTGGCTAATAGATATTACGGCATAGCTATGTCTAAACAATATGACAGCGAAAGGTATGTGCTTAGCGAGAAAAAAAGAGAAGACGGATTTTATTTGTATTTGAATAAGTCTTTTAATACTATAGTAGATAAAGCAGTCTCTTATATGGATTTTGCTATATTCCTTTATCCTGATGAAGAGAATTATTATATAAAAAAGGCTGAAATGCTTACATTTGCAGAAGCCTTAAAGATGCAGGTGCTTCAAAGCGATAAAACATATAAAAGCATAATGGAATTAGTGCCAAGCTATAAAGACAATAATGTAAATAATGATAAATATATAGGCTACAATCAATTAACTCTTCAAACGCCAAATTTGGAAAGCGAAATAATTGATTCTCTTATAATGGCTAAAAGCAAAATAAAAACTAAGCCTAATGTTGTATCTATAATGCTTGCAAACTCTTACTTAATAAACGGCAGATACTCTGATGCAGCTAATGAATATAAAGAAGCTGAAATGCTATTAAACAGTGTAGGAAGCGACAAGAGTAAGGCTTGGTATCATTTCTTCTATGGATATTCTTTGTGGATGAACAATGATATTAATGGAGCTTATAGAGAATATAATAAAGCCAGAGAGATTTTTGAAAGACTTGGAGACAGTGAAGCAGTATACAAAATAGTAGGATACACTTCAGTTGCTGCCATTGAACAAAAAGACTACACTAAAGCTATTGAATCTTTATTAGAAAGAAATACTATAATTACAAACAATGTAGAGCAGAATGAACTTAATGAACTTCTTATTGCTGCTTGCTACTTAAAACTTGAAGATTATAACAATGCATTAAAATACTGCGACAATGTGAAGGCAAAAATAGACAGTTTGGATTCTTCTTCATATAATCCAAATTATGTAAGTATTACTTTATATGGTGCTAATATCAATGTTGTAAACTTAGGGCTTGCTTCTTTCGGAGGATATATACCGGGTGAGCCTCTTAATGTTGATAAACAGCAGATGCTTTATTCTATATATCAAGAGCTTTATGAGAAGATGGGAAGATATTCAGAGGCAAGAGAAGCTTTATCTTCATATAGAAATTATATTATTAAAGATAAGCCAAAAAAATCAATACAGCCTTTAATGCTTTCTACCTACTACAATAATGAAGGTTATTTATATTATAAGCAAGGCTCTGTTTCTAATTCTATTATGTCTTTTAGAAAGTCTATAGAAGAATACAGAAAAACTATAAACTCTAATGCCCTTAACAATAACCCAAGTTTAATATACGAAAATGCTCAAAATGATGCTAAAAACTATTTGAGCTTATCATCACTTTATTTAAGATATTTATCGCAAAATGATTTAACTGCTATGAGAAGAGATTTTTTTATGGAGTTGTTTGATACTATAAAAACTCTTCAGGTGCTTTCTACAAACAACAGCGTAAGCTCTAAAGACAGATTATTATTATATTCACATATAGCAGCTTTTCAATATATAATGGCTTTGAAGCTTACTTCTGAAGCTAATGATTTAATGCTTAACAGAAAGAAAAATGACGGCTCTTTGGATATGAGCATGCATGATGTTAATGTTCAAAGACTTTATATGCTAAAAAATGCTATTGATAGATATAAATATATACTCTCATCAAACTCAAACTTCCCTGTGGACTTAAAGACTGAAATAATTATTCGCTATAATTTAGCTAAGGCTTATGAGCTTGCGGGCAATATTGAAGAGGCGGCGAGAGAATATATATCTGCTTTTTCTAAGGCTAAGGTTAATGCTTTTGCAGTTGAGGAGATTGCCATACTTACTACTTTAATAGATTTTAGTGAGAAGTATAGAGATATTTATCCTGACAGTCTTGATGAGCCTGTAATGTATGTGTTTAGAATATTACAGAGATTAAGAGAAAGCGTATTTATGATTACTTTTGCAGAAGAAAATAACCCTATACTGCAGGAAGCAAGGTATAAAGTAATAGAGTTTTTGGAAGGCAATTATCCTGATGCGAGCATTAATATACTTGCTATGTTTGATGCAATAGATATGCGTAAGGATTTTTTAGATAAAAGGCTCTATACACTCGGAGAGAATAATTATTATCTTAGAGATTATTATAAACTATATGAAAAAGCTCTCTATGCTTATCAAAAATATTTGTCTGCAGTAACAGCTAATTATGACAAAAAATTAGAAGCATCATCTCTAAAAGAAATTACAGAATATGAAAAAGAGGCTATTAAAACTTTTGAAAATACGCCTATAAAAAATATAGTAATTTGCGATGTGAAGGCTACAGATATAGATAAATCAATGCGTAGTGATGAGACTCTAATATGGGATACTTATTTAGGTTATAGATTTGTGAGGGAGAACAAAAAGACTTATTTCTATTATCAAACTAATGACTTAATAAAGACAAAAAACTATGTTACTCATATTGGTGAGAGTCCTATTGTTATGAGCAGTAATAACAACGCATTTGTACGCGAGCTTTATGATTCTACTGAGTATATGCTTCCTCCTAAGGTTGCTTATGTTGATAACAGATTAATTTCTTTTTATAAGGTTAATAGAAACGACAGAAAAAATATAGATATGACTGCCTCTTCTGCAAGCAACACTCTTCTTACAAATAATGTAAACTATGCAGATAATTATAGAGAAAATGAAGCAAGAGTGATGCAGGTTAATTATGTAGAAAATGATAATAATGAAATTGATAATGAAATCAGTACTAATAATATAATTACTAATAATATAACTAATACTACTACTCGCTCTACTAACAGAGTAAGAAAGTTTAGGTTTATACCGTTTAATGATTTATTAACTAACTCCTATGTGCCTTTGGTTGTGGACATTACAGATGCTAAGGCTTCTGATATATCAAACTTAATGAAAAAGAATTTCTACATACTTTATGCAGACAAGAAAACTTTTGATGAAAATAAAGAAGTATTAAAAGAAGTTAATAATATAGCATTAGTAGTAGGCAATTCTAATACATATTCAAGAATAATGTTTTATACTAATTATTTCCAAAGTCTTGTAAGCAACTCTTTGGAAGATAGTATGAAAGGCTATGACAACAATCTCTTTACAGTATACGGAAAGCCAGATAATAGCATGACAACTCTTTCAAATGAAACTTATAATTTCAAAAGCCGTTTGCTTGCATCATACAAAAAAACGCCTTCTGTTAGCATGATTTCTAATATTATAAGCTATTCACAATCTCCTAATGAGATTATGTATAATTATGCTTATTTTATAGAAGATAGATATAATGTAAAAGACACCAACACTGCATACAATCTCTCTGAAGACGGATATAAATATTTTGCTTCCTCCTACAGTAATATAAGCGATTCTAATGCCTACTACTTTATGAAGGCAATGCTTCCTGTTTATAGAAGACTTGGAGATGAAGGGGCTGTTAAGGGTGCTAGAAGAGCTTTGCATTTTATGTATCTATACACAAATGAAAATTATCATTTAATAGATGAATACTTTACTCCTCGCACATTGTCAAGATTCTTAAAGTCAGGGGAGACTGTAGAAAATAATGTAAGATATGTAAATTATATAGCACAGAGAACTACAGGCACAAATAAAAATAAAATATTAGAAATAGCAGTGCTTTATGATTTAATATATGCTAAAACTCCTTTAGATAAAGTAACAAACTTGCTTACTCTAATGACAAATACAAATCAAATACTCACAGTTGCAAATACAATATTAGATAATAAAACTACAAATGAGGCTAATATATTCTTAACTATGGATTATATTTACGGCAATCAGTATATATTTGAAGCTAATACTATTTCATCATTTGCTAATTTATTTTATTCGCTTTATAAAGATAAGCCAAGTTATATATACGGACTTCTAAATAAAATAAGAGTGCCTGAGAGCGATTTTAGAAAGAATATTTATAATGCATACAACATATTTAGTAATGAAAACACCAATACTATGTTTATATTCTATTCTTATGAAGATGATAAATATACTTCTTACAGTTATGTTGTTGGTGATAATGAAGTAAAAAAATCTTCTCTTGTATCTATTGATAAATTGAGAGATAGTTTAACTGCATTTACAAATGCTCCTAATGCTAATGAAAGAATGAAAGCATTAAAAACTATAGAGTCTCAAATGCTTCCTTCAGATGTATCTAAAAATGCATCAAGGGTGAACACTGTTTATATTACAGGCTCTTATCCTAATTTGTTTACTATACCTTTTGCTTATTTTAATGATTTTAAGAATGCTGATGTTATAAAGATAAGAGAGTTAAAGTACGTGCCTATGGACGTTATTAATATAGGCAAGGCTAATATTAAATTAAATACTCAAACTAATTTTTACACATCATTAGAGAGTTTAGCTGTTGGTTATGGTAAGGGAAATAGAAAAGTGCCTCTTACTCACTATATAGGAATAGACACCAACTACAATAAGCCTTATAATAAAGAAGATATATTCCTCTCTCCTGCAAGAAATGCTGATATATTTAGGTATTTAAGCGACAGAAGCAATAACAAATTAATGTTTACATACAGTACAGACTTATCAGGCGATTATTACACTGTTATGAAATATTTGTATATGAACTTTAATAATGGCGTCATAGATTCTTACAGATATATTAAAAATAATGCTGTAAACCCTAATATTATCAATGCTTCAGATATAAATACATTATTTAAGGGAAGCTATACTTTATTTGACTACATACTTCCTGGCATACCAAAATAA
- a CDS encoding Trp family transcriptional regulator: protein MDLLAHILATENDEKFIKSLLSELFTKDEQDMIQQRLRIVTLLRRKMPQYEIAKSLNASLCSITRGAKELKKQDSALAVIVDKYLMNNKEFQESLNKS from the coding sequence ATGGACTTATTAGCACATATTTTAGCAACAGAAAATGATGAGAAGTTTATTAAAAGCCTGCTTTCAGAGCTTTTTACAAAGGACGAACAAGATATGATTCAGCAAAGACTTAGGATAGTCACCTTGCTAAGGAGGAAAATGCCTCAATACGAAATAGCAAAAAGCTTAAATGCTAGTCTTTGTTCCATTACAAGAGGGGCAAAGGAATTAAAAAAACAAGATAGTGCTTTGGCGGTTATAGTTGATAAATACCTAATGAACAATAAAGAGTTTCAAGAATCTCTAAACAAATCATAA
- the hemW gene encoding radical SAM family heme chaperone HemW, with protein sequence MSGLYIHIPFCTYKCSYCNFFSVVNMNEKETYKNYAEALISELKLRINDYKEEINTIYFGGGTPSVLNANLLKYLLDNILTILKNHQNIKLIKEITIESNINDINSEYISFLESIENIRISLGLQTFNEKSLSLINRHTELEEIIKALKIINDSAIANISLDFISGLPLNDKLQTKKDILKALDILPKTKHISLYYLELTKSLEEKWRDYLPKEEESVEYYEISSNTLKDLGFIRYEISNYAINNYESIHNSNYWKLKSYLGLGASAVGYYNNERYENIRNIKDYIEHVKQNKKPNREIEYIDKETQKKEFIFLSLRTVKGIDINNYNTLFKEDFIDKYSAIIKNNKNYFLITDEYLSIKENYFNYADEISLLFL encoded by the coding sequence ATGTCTGGTCTATACATACATATACCCTTTTGCACATACAAATGCAGCTACTGTAATTTTTTTTCTGTTGTTAATATGAATGAAAAAGAAACATATAAAAACTATGCAGAAGCACTTATATCAGAATTAAAACTAAGAATAAATGATTATAAAGAAGAAATAAATACAATATATTTCGGAGGAGGCACTCCTTCAGTATTAAATGCTAATTTACTTAAATATTTATTAGACAATATATTAACCATTCTTAAAAATCATCAAAACATAAAACTAATAAAAGAAATAACAATAGAATCAAATATTAATGATATAAACAGTGAATATATTAGTTTTTTAGAAAGTATAGAAAATATAAGAATATCATTAGGGCTTCAAACATTCAATGAAAAATCTTTGTCTCTCATCAATAGGCATACAGAATTAGAAGAGATAATAAAAGCGCTAAAAATAATAAATGACTCCGCTATAGCAAACATCTCTCTTGACTTCATATCTGGACTTCCCCTAAATGATAAGCTTCAAACAAAAAAAGACATTCTAAAAGCATTAGATATTCTCCCCAAAACAAAACATATATCGCTTTACTATTTGGAACTTACAAAATCACTCGAAGAGAAATGGAGAGATTATCTGCCAAAAGAAGAGGAAAGTGTGGAATATTATGAAATATCTTCAAACACATTAAAAGATTTGGGATTTATAAGATACGAAATATCAAACTATGCTATTAATAATTATGAGTCAATACATAATTCAAATTACTGGAAACTAAAAAGTTATTTAGGCTTGGGAGCTTCTGCTGTAGGATACTACAACAATGAAAGATACGAAAACATAAGAAACATTAAAGACTATATCGAACATGTTAAACAAAATAAAAAGCCTAATAGAGAAATAGAATATATAGACAAAGAAACACAAAAAAAAGAGTTTATATTTCTTTCTTTAAGGACTGTAAAAGGCATAGATATAAATAATTATAATACTCTATTTAAAGAAGACTTTATAGACAAATATTCAGCCATTATAAAAAACAACAAAAATTATTTCCTTATAACAGATGAATATTTATCTATAAAAGAAAATTATTTTAATTATGCAGATGAGATTAGTTTATTGTTTTTATGA
- a CDS encoding RNA polymerase sigma factor RpoD/SigA, with the protein MPNSKTKSNLEENNNISLYFADAKREKLLTREEEIELTQRLKKGDSQARAKLIRSNLRFVISIAKQYKNSGLLLEDLIGEGNLGLIIATDRFDPDKGYHFISYAVYWIRQSILRAINEKSRLIRLPLNKAMDLVDLERAVHQCYYKTGHMPDVEDLASILKKEPREIRNIMAMNNEYVSLEKDFNMDGVKDRLVDVVEDKNSKTVEDILSDKELTEELKIAMEGLSDIEKEIVNARYGLDQEKKTLKEIGENYSFTKERIRQIEKKALKKMYYKRYSSLKDFLN; encoded by the coding sequence ATGCCAAACAGTAAAACAAAGAGTAATTTAGAAGAAAATAATAATATATCTTTATATTTTGCAGATGCCAAGAGAGAGAAACTTCTTACAAGAGAAGAGGAAATAGAATTAACTCAAAGACTAAAAAAGGGAGATTCTCAGGCGAGGGCTAAGCTTATAAGAAGCAATTTAAGATTTGTAATAAGCATTGCCAAGCAGTATAAAAACAGCGGTTTGCTTTTGGAAGATTTAATAGGTGAGGGCAATTTGGGGCTTATAATAGCAACTGATAGATTTGACCCTGACAAGGGATATCATTTTATTTCTTATGCTGTTTATTGGATAAGACAGAGCATATTAAGAGCCATCAATGAAAAATCAAGACTCATAAGGCTTCCTTTGAATAAGGCTATGGATTTGGTGGATTTAGAGAGGGCTGTTCATCAATGCTACTACAAGACTGGACACATGCCTGATGTTGAGGATTTAGCTTCCATATTAAAAAAAGAGCCTAGAGAAATTAGAAATATTATGGCTATGAATAATGAATATGTGTCGCTTGAAAAAGACTTTAATATGGATGGGGTTAAAGACAGATTGGTTGATGTGGTTGAAGATAAAAACAGCAAAACTGTTGAAGATATTCTATCTGATAAAGAGCTTACTGAAGAATTGAAAATTGCTATGGAAGGGCTTTCCGATATAGAAAAAGAAATAGTTAATGCAAGATATGGTCTTGACCAAGAGAAAAAAACTTTAAAAGAGATTGGAGAGAACTATTCATTTACAAAAGAACGTATAAGACAAATAGAAAAAAAAGCCCTTAAAAAAATGTATTATAAAAGATACAGCTCTCTTAAAGATTTCTTAAACTAA
- the lpxC gene encoding UDP-3-O-acyl-N-acetylglucosamine deacetylase, with amino-acid sequence MMKNNVLIIDDEEDILNACKNVLEDEGYDVDIANSYEEALKTFNSKKVDLVFLDVWLPNVDGLDILSKIKNKYPDTAVIMMSGHAGVETAVRATKMGAYDFLEKPISISKLLSSCDEVFKKNEKSIENNTLNNNNIHHHKSNNKYKVKQRTIAKSIVVSGFALMEGRKTALTLVPAEVNTGIVFIDINTNTQIKLDHTNILSKDKSGAVNSTALVAGNRYIKTTEHFLAALHMMGITNLIVKCDGEVPNVDGSALVFCNALKEAGFVEQDDYIEPIVIDETLTYGNVNDNETYIILSPYDGLEVSLRIDFAGTIGVQEYTYKFDNFEQFTEEVGRARSFNTIDNIDYAQKMGMAGSGMIGSHILLSDGKVINTKLHFDNEFVRHKILDIIGDLYILGRPIIGRVIANKSSHSFNHSVVHDLANRYL; translated from the coding sequence ATGATGAAAAATAATGTATTAATAATAGATGATGAAGAAGATATTTTGAATGCTTGTAAAAATGTATTAGAAGATGAAGGATATGATGTTGATATTGCAAACAGTTATGAGGAAGCTTTAAAAACATTTAACAGCAAAAAGGTAGATTTAGTATTTTTAGATGTATGGCTTCCTAATGTAGATGGTTTGGATATATTATCAAAAATAAAAAATAAATATCCTGATACTGCTGTTATAATGATGAGCGGACATGCTGGTGTAGAAACTGCTGTAAGAGCTACCAAAATGGGAGCTTATGACTTTTTAGAAAAACCTATCAGCATAAGCAAATTATTATCTTCATGCGATGAAGTTTTTAAGAAAAATGAAAAAAGCATAGAAAATAATACTTTAAATAACAATAATATCCATCATCATAAATCTAACAACAAATATAAAGTGAAGCAAAGAACAATAGCTAAAAGTATAGTTGTAAGCGGTTTTGCCCTAATGGAAGGAAGAAAAACAGCCCTTACTTTAGTACCTGCTGAAGTTAATACCGGCATCGTTTTTATTGATATTAATACCAACACTCAAATAAAATTAGACCACACCAACATACTTTCAAAAGATAAATCAGGAGCGGTAAACTCTACAGCATTAGTAGCAGGAAACAGATATATAAAAACAACCGAGCATTTCTTGGCAGCACTTCACATGATGGGCATAACAAACTTAATAGTAAAATGCGACGGGGAAGTACCTAATGTTGATGGTTCTGCATTAGTATTTTGTAATGCTTTGAAAGAGGCTGGATTTGTTGAGCAAGATGATTATATAGAGCCTATAGTGATAGATGAAACTCTCACCTATGGAAATGTTAATGATAATGAAACTTATATAATACTTTCTCCTTATGATGGTCTTGAGGTGAGTTTGCGTATAGATTTTGCAGGAACAATCGGCGTTCAGGAGTATACATACAAGTTTGATAATTTCGAGCAGTTTACTGAGGAAGTAGGAAGGGCAAGGTCTTTTAACACTATAGATAATATTGACTATGCTCAAAAGATGGGTATGGCTGGAAGCGGCATGATAGGAAGCCATATACTTCTTAGCGACGGTAAAGTAATTAATACAAAACTTCATTTCGATAATGAGTTTGTAAGACATAAGATTTTAGATATAATAGGAGACTTGTATATATTAGGAAGACCTATCATAGGAAGGGTGATAGCTAATAAATCTTCACATTCCTTTAATCATTCTGTTGTACATGATCTTGCTAATAGATATTTATAA